TGATTGGTACAGTAAATGTTCTCATCCCTGTTCTACCGCTAGACGAAAATTCTGAATTTGAAAGCATGCCAGAAGAATTTAAGGTTGTAATGTATATCAAAATGTCCATACTTACACAACTAATATAAACGTGAAACgataaaatttaattagcaTTAATTCCATTCTTAAACATTTGTCTAACCCAATTTCCGTTTTACTGGATTAGTGCTATTTTTTAATATCTGTAGCTATGGACTAATTTTTCCGTTCACTTCAAAAGAGGTTTTCTACGACAATTAAgaatacctaacctaacatcCATCTTTGAGCAGCGTTTGATAATGCCTTGGAACGTAAAAAATGTCGCGAAGGCTATGACTTGCcaaaacataatatatgtagtGCTCTTAAAATTACTTTAGAGTGCCGAACTCATATACTCTTTGCTAACGATACGATCCAGTTGCCATCCAAATCACAATTATGTAATTAGaaaagacagtaatttttccacttttaaatttattctaaactTAATAGCATCGcttgcagacgtttctgcttgttcaaattaaaattgcaatgatGTACTTGACAATGTTCCATTGACAAGAAGCAGTGGACGCAGAATTGAACTTTTTTGTTTCATCACCAAACGTCGAGGCGCGAGAATCAGTTTGGTCGTGGACAAATTTTCCTATCCTCCTATCATCAGTCCAACTGTTCCCTTATAAATAAGATCTAGGTCTCTTAAACAGGCCTCTATGTTACTGTATTATGAACCTATTtacttttttatgatatagaaggcaaacgagcagacgaactgcctgatggtaagcgattaccgttgCCCATCGACACCTGCAAAACCATAGAGGATggaagtgcgttgccggcctttaatgTGGGAGTTGAGAGTACATTATTTTCTTGAAAGTTAAAGGAaggaataattttttttttttttttatttaacaccagAGGGATTTAGTTTTTTCGTTGCTTTCTATTAAATGGAAAATGCTACAGAATTATGAAAAACAGTCTATCAACATGTCTCTCTCTCTTCCACCACTGCACTGATAAAGtctcggagtaaatatctatggagcggccattaacaggcgttcccctctgcaaaaagatcgcggccgccggtcaaggaggttatataaaactagttgcCACACGTCATACGCCATTCAGCAAACGTCAGTCTAAGCGGAATGATAGGAGCCGAAAATGCCGAATTGCAGCGTTTTCTCCTGCAAAATGAGATCGGAAACGTCTAGTCTACAAAAAGAACACGTTTCttatcatatttaagtactacatctaaatattatcaaatagtgcattaattttgcaaataactaaaaaacattgtcaatctgacagtgataccagtgatatgatattagatctaatttagggtaattctaaagaagactttctaaatattaattaggtacgagtagaatttctaataggaaatattatgcgaaactctgcgtagggggcgcgactaccacaatccatcacaatctggtgGTCCGCCGCGgaacaagaaaatttaaattgtttatctaacctctctatcactattgcatatttgagcgataaagtgaaaagagaaaatttactagctagcttagtgctacactctggcggcagaacattgcagtaatatttgctatgctttttgttatataatttatgtaacacattattttcatataacaccttagtttcatatcaacctaatctatttaatcaaattgatagatctataagaataaagaaaagggggacgggggatcaaaaagtagtcgaaaccatctcgcgtgatttgtgcacaacccctaaataacgtaaaattaccgatagactattttttgaaaattaatttttcctttagtttctacatatagctggtcaagcagatcttgtcagtagaaaaaggcggcaaatttgaaaaatgtaggcgggaagggatatcgtcctatagaaaattagaatttcgcgccttttttactgacaagatttggttgaccagctatatatttttatttaacatgtcaaatatattattaatttaaggtatttacggctgtcactttccataaataggcacttttaatttattactctgGTATCACCGTACCAATATTAGTGATGCGACACCATAAAAACCAATATCGGTAAAATCGATATAAACATAATGAATAATATACAGATGGTCATGAtgactagcgaacaccagccatatcgtacaaacctcaaggtgtgatattcctaggcagatatGGCTGGTGGCctagtgaccaccagccatatcgtgctaacttcaaggtgtgatattcctaagcagatcatgaaacgccggcatgtcatgatctgactagtgaccaccagctacctcaacatttaggcatatcgaataagtaggatgtcctaaattttagcaaatgataaccattgaaatggcttgacatcctacttatagtacgtgtttgggtagcgtatgattttagtacctacctagtatctACGCTTTCTGCTCCAAATGCCACATAGAATGCAGCACTAGCAGtggcaaaaaatgcaaaaggcaGATTATGAGGCAGATTATTaggccaggaggatgattggcgacaagaagctaacggctaagcttcagtctttggcccatcggcggaaagtcgccagcctgtcggtattctacaggctgcacttcggggagtgtgcccaagagttacacgagcttattccaccgtccccattctaccatcggacttttagacgctcggccggtttccatccttacatggtagatattccaccaattcgcacgaagcgctttgcttctactttccttatgcgcactgccaaggaatggaattccctgccggcgtctatatttccgtgttcttataacccggcaaccttcaaatcaagagtgaacaggcaccttctgggcgagctcgctccatcgtaggccacgtctacgcctcggctagtctgtggccatgagtaagcccattcataataaaaaaaaaaaatattaaatggcggcgtttcatgatatgcctaggaatatctcgatatgcccgattttacgatctaccgccgatatatatatgtactaatTATCCCCTACTCAATATCCCTTAAATGACATCCTATGGCCGCGTTCCATTTCTGTCATCATGCAGATCTGCATGCTCGATAGTATATTGCATTGCTTTCAGAAGTAAAccaacatgtaaaatattaactaatgaactgataataaaaaaacattctaTATCAGCTTGCAAGATTGGCCCTAAACAAATTGACAAACTATTAGAAATAACatctaaacaatacaaaaattgaAAGTTAGTAAAATGCTGGTACAAAGACTTGATAAtcgattattattataattgataaaagcagaaattaaaattcattgtcaattttacCGACAATATTATCGACGCGTCCCTCGCACTACCTAGGTTTACTTAGAACTGACGTCATCTCGTTCACGGACAGGGTTGTCTGTGTTTGTTCTTGTACTTGTGTGAATATAGTTTTTGCTagtgtttgataattttgtcgtgtgcgtgtgtagcgacgtatgctaaaaatgcattagtgttaacattatttgtgtgcgttacctcgtcccccgcgccaaaaacgacagaatttttcagatagaaattagtgcgcgtctctactccatagatatttactccgaggATAAAGTAGTGTAGGATTTTTAAAAGTAATGCCCATGAGTATTAAAATTTAACATACTGACACGAGTAACCTATGTAATTGTGGTGTAATACGTTATAATTTATTCAGTACTTAAATAACATTCTTATTTGATTGTATTTGtgttctagagttagaccaagagaagtctgcaacgattttgataggacACGCaatgcaggtgttattttaaacgtcaaaattctatgactagatgacgtataaataacgcttgcactgcgtgtgctatcaaaattgttgtagacttatcttggtctaactctattctattatatttgacataaaaaatatattacaggAAAGTGAAGCGATTGACCCGATTATGCTGAAACAAATTTTGAAGAGATCAAATGGATCTAGTTTGAGCGAATTGTTGCAACGACACAATTTGTCACTGACAGATTTGTTGCAAGGCAGAAATGAAGCAATCTCAGCACTAAATGATGGCACTACAGACGAGCCTCAACAGTCTACTGATATTTCGTTGGAAAGTAGTTCCAATCTCGATGAAGAAGAAACCAAATATCCTACAAGAAGACAAACATCGTCAAATGAAAAAATTGCACCGACAGAGTCAAGTTCAGAAGAAGATACAAAGGGACATAAAAGTAATGGAAACACTGAAAATGATGAAACAGTTGCTAGTAAGGACGCAACTGAAACAAAAGAACAAGAATCAAAGCCAAGAATTAGTACCAAACGACGTTTTCCTACCGGTATTCGCAGAAAGCTAAGAATGAGGCCAACATTAAATAGTACCCTTAAAGCTCAGTTAAGCAGAGATTTAATAGCCTTAAGTGCAAGAAAGTACTCAAATAATAACAAGAACGTTACTAAATCTAGAGAATGGAAAGATATAGTTCCTATGATGCCTGACCGAAGTAATTCTGATAATAATGAAGACAATAATGACGAACTTACGGAAACCATACCAACAACTACGGATGGTCCTGTTGATACAACGACATCTAGTTTGAAGATTTCTAATTCATCCTATTCACTTTCTGGCGGAAAAAACGTTGGCAACGTGAAGGATAACGAAGTTGAAACCGTCGCAACAACTACCACAGAAGCAACTACAACAATTACCATAGAAGTTATGCCTGACGAAATAATGAGCGAAATCGAAAAACCAAAGAGTACACCAATCATGAGGCCTACTGCCAACAACTCAACGCTCAGACGCCAAGCGTTCAACAACAGATTAAAACGAAAACGTCTCAAACAAAAAAGTTCTACAACAGAAAATCCGTCGGACGATTTGATGAGGAATTTCCTTGGAATAGCGAATTTGGTATCAGCTTCACAATTTATAGAAAGGACTCAGAAACCACATACGACTCTCAAAATGGATAATACGGAGTTTGCGACGGAATTAGAAGATTTCCTGACAACAGAGACGCCGCCGGCAACTGTTGAAGGCGGAGTAAAATCTACTTCGAGATTTACGACTTCAACCACGCCTAGAATTCTCGCACAGACAAGTAGTACAAGCATTACGGAACCAACAGCGAAATTTGAAATTCAGGaaatattaaatgataaaaTGAGTAAGTAGCCTTTGcattatattataaactttctttACTTAAACTATAtgaaaaattgccaaaaaagtCCAGATGTATTATtgttctaatgctaaaaaagtcTAGGTGTTAGAATGTTCTTTAGTCAAGTCAATTATtaaagataattttataaaacgtTATTAATTTTACTCTGCCAATATTTTTACGAGTAAGTGCAGAAATTCTGTATTGAATTTTATCGTATCTAATGCACAtaaaactgaacgaaacaagTGATACAATCATTTACTCTCGTTTTTATTTTCAGCCAAAGAAAGACTAGCAAAAATACTACGAGAGCGAAACATGACTCTAAACGAGTTAGTGAATCATAGAGAGCGAGGCTCAAGCCACGTGCACCTAGCCGACATATTCCACAACGCCTCCAAAGAACCCAACCCTCCTGAACCATTCTTAACAAAATCTTCTATTGAACCTATATCGAAGGAAACGTATCCACTGCGCGCCATCTTAGAAGCCAACACTTACGAGACAACAACTAGATCAGTATCGTCGCAGGCAGAACAAAAGAATATACAAATTCCAGTGGTTATGAACTTTGGGAATAATGTCAATGAAAATGGAGAAAGCATGGGTATCATATCGttattcaacaaaatagctGAAAATGAAGAAACTATAGATAACACTGAAATAAGAAAGGATTCAGACGGAACGCCGTACGTAAGCTCGATTATTAGTGTGAATGCCACGAACGCTAACGATACAAATAGGGAAAGCAGGGCTATGGGAGACAATGAAGATTGGAATGAACTACTGTCTTTTATGAAGGCGCACAACATTAGTACATTTGAGGAGGACTTACGGGTCCTGAtaaaaggtaaataaatataacaccCTTATATAATATTTAGTAAATCTGAAGGTGTTCTTCGTCGGTCGGCAATCTTGTCTTTTTCTTCTTCCACTCTTTTACTTTTCACCACTTCCACAAGCTTTAAACTAAATTATAACCAAACAACTAACACACGTTTAACACACGTTTTACTATACCTTCCATTCCATGCacttttattatagttattatttatCAAGAAGGGAAGTAAGGACATTTCCTCACTCCATtatttgagataacttatttcTCAATGTTTAAAATGTACTTTATAAAAACTTagatgttttaaatattatttcagGACACAAGGAAAAGGAATCTCTAGAAAACTTGGATGAAGAAGCTTCGATGATCTTAGAAGACCTTCGGAACCTCGAAAACTTCCAAAGTGGCGTATCATCCGGTTCAGGCGAAAATGTAGAAATAAACATACAGGAAACAAGAGAAAATTTATCACAAAATCCAGGTATTCTTAATAAGTTACCAAACAATTCAAATTCAGTGGCTATTGCTACAGCCAGTATACTCGGTCTGGTTGCAATACTCTTCTTATTAACTTATATAACGTTTAAATGGAAACAGCAAAGAAATAAATTGAGAAAGAAGGAAAGTTTTTGCGATGGACCGATTCCTACGCCAGTTTTTGAGAACAGAAAAAGTAATAGAACTAACTGCAGTAGCCGAAGTATTAGTCCAATGATTTCtaatactaatatttatatgagCACTATAGATACTAAGAGCGGGAAGGAATCGCCTGACTATATGTGGAACTCCCTGAGAAAACCATTCCAGTAACGTTTTCTAATAAGCATAGACTGAAATTAGTGAGGGAAGTAGTGTCAACCAATGTATGGGACGTGCAAATTctggtatcggatgaattcacttggcacagatgtagtatacgtaaagctaagccAATCCAGCCCGGTAGCCATCAGCCACCCCCTGGTGGGTAAGCGGGGGGGCATCCAAAGTTACACGCCGCATATCGGCTTCTATTTACCTACCACCTCGAGTTTGGTATTATTTCCAGAAAAATCGGGCATGAGAAATTAATTTTTGAGACATATAATGTACAGTTTAACAGAAAAAAGAAATATTGACGAACAAATCAAAATCGGTttgctatttttagggttccgtacccaaagggtaaaacgggaccctattactaagacttcgctgtccgtccgtccgtctgtccgtctgtctgtcaccaggctgtatctcacgaaccgtgatagctagacagttgaaattttcacagatgatgtatttctgttgccgctataacaagaaatactaaaaacagaataaaataaagatttaagtggggctcccatacagcaaacgtgatttttgaccaaagttaagcaacgtcgggcgtggtcagtacttggatgggtgaccgttttctttttgcatttttgtcgttttttttttttttgctttatggtacggaacccttcgtgcgcgagtccgactcgcacttgcccggtttttttattcaaCTATTACTATTATCAGCCGAAACTAAAAatgctagaaagttgaaatatgcacaccaggttacatttataatgtgtataagaagcgattttgaaagcaactcctaaggcccacttgcaccattccactaacccggggttaaccggttaaacctaaagttaccatggttaccagtacaattcgacactaggttaacggcttaaccgcttaaccccgggttagtgggatggtgcaagtgagcctaagggagttaaaaaggggatgaaagtttgtatgggattcatgttttattttaagctaagaatttcaaacttcgttaaaatatatattattgaaatacaagaaaactgatttcggcgtttttgaaaattcatcccctaaggtggcgaAATAGGGGTTCAGAATTCGTATGGagatcaaaatttttttcgagtgtggtGCTTGAAACTTTTTATATGCACATATtatagaatacaagaaaagttatttcagcgtttttaaaaattcaccCTCTAAcggggttaaaaaggagttgaaagcttgaatccattacaaattactTTGACCGCCCCCCCCTGCCTATCTGCCAGGGGGTGGCGAATGTCTACCGGGCTCAATTAGCTTAGCTTTACGTgctaagtgaattcatccgataccaaaatttgcaccttaGGACACTACTTCCCGGGCTAAATTGTAAGATATGTTTTATAATGAACCATAATCTTACAGACCATGCTTAAaatagttttaaattaaatagtgaGTGACCTGATATTATTAGTAAGGGCTATTGTATAATTCTTCAAATTAATTAAGATTGATATGTAGGTTACATTTGCACacgcatttttattttttaagaatgTAGGATGTACATGTCATGCACAAATTAGGTAAATGTTTGTGGtatcataattataatactagtacttacctactattttagacTGAGGACGGCTACATACATTCGAATTCCTTTCTAAAATTCCATATGCCGTATACGAGAGCGCAGTTgtaaacaattttaataaaattatgctaGATTGCGCATCACACAAGTAAATAGTATTATAGTAGCAGAAGCAAATATGTAGTCAAATAATGACTTTTAAAAATGCTCATATGATATGATACGGCGTCATTTCAGTATATTGTTGCAGCTTGGCCAGAAGCCCTTAAGTGTAGATTAATAATGTAAGATTAATTATTTATCTCCTTTTGAAAATTCCCCGCTATGGAGCATTctacgggctgtcccgtacaaccgcattttatttcctgtgttgcgacttttttttcggcacttaaagcaggcgattatttttctgtgtatttttttgaccatttgtcatagaaaaggaaactcttatacctgcaattcttcagaaaattcgcgtttgtacgggacaaacggtagacaatttcgtggaatgctcctatagcATGCTTACAATGGACGCATGCCGttgtcaagtgtaaaaatatgggtgcataaatcatattcaaaaatatgtcccatagctcttatggcAGCGAATGatgaactatgggacatatttttgagtaagttattgtctacacccatattgtACACAAATACCTATGGGATAAATTTCATTTACAAATTTTATCATTGCAAATTATATCGTTTATTCAGCCATTGAGGTTAAAATTAGAATTTTATTGTGAAAATTGAATGAATGTGGCCGCACTGAagtaatagtaataataatttattggctgtttataaaaaaaaacatatttttaactgcAAAAAGTTAACGAAAAAGTTTTATcacctatttattatttattacttttcaGTATTATGTGGCATGGTGCAATGTGGCATATAAGTTGTTTtttgttttctatttttgtatctaaaataatactgtaataaaaaagttaaaccTATGAAAATGTTTGAATGGAAAATACACATACCTGTAGTTCTCATACGTAAATATTTCTTGGAGGCTTTTTAAGACTGGCAAGTCCAATGTATGAATCTTGTTATGGAAGTAGGCATACTGTCTGGCGATGCTCCTATATAATTTCAGTGAAGACTCGAAGACTGGAGATGGCTGTGAATTaggaaaaaaaacataaattatttttcttactTACATGTTCTTGATTAGTTCTTGACAATGGAAGTTTGGATATCTAAAATTATTTCCCATTTTAAACTACTTAAGGCAAGGCAAAGCGTATGCTGAGACGCAGACGACGCAGTTCACGCAGCGCAGCGCAGAGCTGTATTTTGTAAAGTATGGAACGTCCTTGCGATGCAGCGTGAGTAGCTAAAGGACGTTCTATACTTTACAAAATCTGCTCTGCGCTGCGCTGCGTGAACTGCGTCACCTGCGTCACCTGCATCTCAGCATACGCTTAGCCTAACCCTTGTTGAGATGGGTTGTATGTTACATACACATAGTCCCAAGTTAACAACGAAATACTCACCTAACGGATATGtgtacttaaaacaaagtttgTATTTCAATATGACTCAGTGCCAAAAGGGGATTTAGCCTTTGATAACAGTAGTCAGATTCTTTTTAGAGTGGAAatattactgtcttgggtgaggcTTGAACTCTAGTTCTAGTCTCACCatagacagtaatttttccacttttaaatttattctaagcttaatagcattaTTCCCAGATGTTTCTGTTTGCTAAAGATTGAAATAATAGACAGGTATATcaatttaaaagttattgaatgAACTGACCTTCAATTCCAGTAGTTCTTCAGGGGTAAAGTATAGAACTGTAGAATATTTCTCAGGTAACACATCAATGTAAGGTTTCCAGAATGATTCTGAAATGGATATACACACAACATGAAACAAGTGTCTTTTCACCATTCTCAACATAGTAAGTTATAACTAACTAATATGGCTCAGCGGATCTTGATCctccaaagaggatcttggcctccgaaacgacaGCACGCCACTTTTCCTGATCCTGCGCGCGTTTCCTGCCAATTATCGGTTTGAAGCTGACGCAGATCCGCTTCCACACTATCTCCCCAGCGGTATAGTAAGTTAtagaccaaaaaaaatattctgtCAAAAAcctttaggtacataataatattctaTGTGGATGGATACATTGGATATGTATGTATGCAATCAGACATGTTGGTTTATCCAaggtaattttaaatatggataAGATTGGCTCAGTCTTTGCaagggtcaaatcttgcaaggcaaatttgacccacttcccgttTCCGATGAAGCTGAAAGTTTGCATGCATATGTAAGTCGGTTGACAATGCAATATGATTGACcaatcgagctgatctgatgttGGAGAAAGgagcacagggcggacacgccatacatcaaaaatcatttgagtttatatgtgtgcgcggcacgtctgtacacgcgtcattgtgtataTGTGGGTAAGATGCTTTACTGAGAGGACACCAGAAGTCCGACAGATTTATGTCGTGGCCAGTCGCGAGGCGATGTAATGCGAGTCGGGATggggcggtgcgtggccgttctgtatgataatactattacttattctgtgacaagAGTTAGCCATAGATACTCTGTGATAAAACTACGCAACCTatttgtgtttggggtttttagaattatcTTGATGAGCATTAGTTACCTGTGTAAAGAAAAGTACActcagcaataaaagcttgtagtcatcagcaatagtatcttacacaactagggccgcaaaaatatatgacgcgctcttattgcgctccaaataagaacgtgtcacatactTTTGCGGCCCTAgatgtgtaagatactattgctgtgACTGTACCAAAGATGTAacttttgccaaaaacttattattaccTGGATTATTCTTTTCAAGTAACAAAAACAATGCCAATGTAATATTTGGCATGTTCTGAAGCAACGGGTCTACAGCTATGAACTCAGATAGGGCAGAGTCCCGGGCATCCTGCTCAGTCATCATCAGCTTCCGAGGCACCGTCAGCACCAGCGAGCCTTCTTTGAACTCCTTCTTCGCAACCAGGCCAAGATCGTAGCCTTCGAACTCTTGGATGTCAATGCCTGTAAATATTAGAAGGTGAGATCAATTCgggtttatattttatattgcaTTTAAAGCttgctggcccaatattacagggttctatgttactttttcaagacagttgaaattcaaCTTAAATGTCACTatcacaaagttcaaatttcagtttgataaaagtgaaacatagaaccctgtaatatttattaaaatgaaaatggttaGTTGTCACTGACCTTAAtcattaaataatacaaaatagtttattGTAggaagacaaataaataacttacgaactaaatacatctataaatgatactaaattaaaactaacaaccctaaatatatctaaaataaaacaaggaatataaaaactactgaaagaGGCCTCCCCGCACTACCcccggtgcaaaggtgcccatcacactcgctaCATTACCACATTGAATTGCGATGGACAGCCTTTGCAAATAGTTTATTTGGTTTAACTTATAAATAATCCACAATACTATACATAAAAGGCTGGTATCTCCCATTAAGTATAACAATACTTGTGTCAGGAAAACATTGTTATCAGATATAATTTTAACAACTGTTATAATTaatcaatgaatgtagtatttATTCTCATTGAATGGCAATTCTGACTGTAACTTTAGTAGTAATTTTGTCTGACATGATACATCAAGAAGTTAAATAAGCCAGCTTCCCATAATAGCACATACCCTACAGACAATATGTATCGTTTgttaattcaaataaaaaat
This window of the Cydia fagiglandana chromosome 15, ilCydFagi1.1, whole genome shotgun sequence genome carries:
- the LOC134671224 gene encoding probable serine/threonine-protein kinase DDB_G0282963 → MGIIWRSTMPLLSTLAALVIIVHSAEEEMNRGHRRDLRPRAVDTDSYEQPWKAIDHPPPQPPETVHQPTRAEGWIESLEFLRSVEEVPPRRRPVRKRKRRPLPYPDTEPLERHQENIQAALTEFHDQTIDVPKRRRKRPAHINSHFTETPALADDKPLRRKGLRKKRPDYDEQLAEPSQDDFDFETVDTKHGHAQPYSKYKQFDYDYLHAEHETDLRLPQTKARLEMNVTDRPSNVRNEYETYYNRPNGSKKKNQHSIGAPVSISSVEDYLDVHTREHSTENATSNPENNSGVAINRPKESEAIDPIMLKQILKRSNGSSLSELLQRHNLSLTDLLQGRNEAISALNDGTTDEPQQSTDISLESSSNLDEEETKYPTRRQTSSNEKIAPTESSSEEDTKGHKSNGNTENDETVASKDATETKEQESKPRISTKRRFPTGIRRKLRMRPTLNSTLKAQLSRDLIALSARKYSNNNKNVTKSREWKDIVPMMPDRSNSDNNEDNNDELTETIPTTTDGPVDTTTSSLKISNSSYSLSGGKNVGNVKDNEVETVATTTTEATTTITIEVMPDEIMSEIEKPKSTPIMRPTANNSTLRRQAFNNRLKRKRLKQKSSTTENPSDDLMRNFLGIANLVSASQFIERTQKPHTTLKMDNTEFATELEDFLTTETPPATVEGGVKSTSRFTTSTTPRILAQTSSTSITEPTAKFEIQEILNDKMTKERLAKILRERNMTLNELVNHRERGSSHVHLADIFHNASKEPNPPEPFLTKSSIEPISKETYPLRAILEANTYETTTRSVSSQAEQKNIQIPVVMNFGNNVNENGESMGIISLFNKIAENEETIDNTEIRKDSDGTPYVSSIISVNATNANDTNRESRAMGDNEDWNELLSFMKAHNISTFEEDLRVLIKGHKEKESLENLDEEASMILEDLRNLENFQSGVSSGSGENVEINIQETRENLSQNPGILNKLPNNSNSVAIATASILGLVAILFLLTYITFKWKQQRNKLRKKESFCDGPIPTPVFENRKSNRTNCSSRSISPMISNTNIYMSTIDTKSGKESPDYMWNSLRKPFQ